In a genomic window of Brassica rapa cultivar Chiifu-401-42 chromosome A10, CAAS_Brap_v3.01, whole genome shotgun sequence:
- the LOC103845554 gene encoding ruvB-like protein 1: protein MEKVKIEEIQSTAKKQRIATHTHIKGLGLEPTGIPIPLAAGFVGQLEAREAAGLVVDMIKQKKMAGKALLLAGPPGTGKTALALGISQELGSKVPFCPMVGSEVYSSEVKKTEVLMENFRRAIGLRIKETKDVYEGEVTELSPEETESLTGGYGKSISHVIIGLKTVKGTKQLKLDPTIYDALIKEKVAVGDVIYIEANSGAVKRVGRSDAFATEFDLEAEEYVPLPKGEVHKKKEIVQDVTLQDLDAANARPQGGQDILSLMGQMMKPRKTEITDKLRQEINKVVNRYIDEGVAELVPGVLFIDEVHMLDMECFSYLNRALESSLSPIVIFATNRGVCNVRGTDMPSPHGVPIDLLDRLVIIRTQIYNPSEMIQIIAIRAQVEELTVDEECLVLLGDIGQRTSLRHAVQLLSPASIVAKMNGRDNICKADIEEVTSLYLDAKSSAKLLHEQQEKYIS from the exons ATGGAGAAAGTAAAGATCGAAGAGATTCAGTCCACCGCTAAGAAACAGCGGATTGCTACTCACACTCACATCAAGGGTCTTGGCCTCGAG CCAACCGGAATCCCTATACCATTGGCGGCTGGATTTGTCGGTCAGCTTGAGGCAAGAGAGGCAGCTGGTCTTGTAGTGGACATGATCAAGCAGAAGAAAATGGCTGGCAAGGCTCTTCTGCTCGCTGGACCTCCGGGGACAGGGAAAACAGCATTGGCTCTTGGAATATCCCAAGAGCTGGGTAGTAAG GTTCCCTTCTGTCCAATGGTTGGATCTGAGGTTTACTCATCGGAGGTTAAGAAGACTGAGGTTCTCATGGAGAATTTTAGGCGTGCCATTGGGTTACGTATCAAGGAAACCAAAGACGTCTACGAAGGAGAG GTTACGGAGCTGTCCCCAGAAGAAACTGAAAGTCTTACCGGAGGTTACGGCAAAAGCATCAGTCATGTTATCATTGGACTCAAGACAGTCAAAGGAACCAAACAACTTAAGTTGGATCCCACTATCTACGATGCCTTGATCAAGGAGaag GTAGCTGTAGGAGATGTTATATACATTGAAGCAAACAGTGGAGCTGTAAAGCGGGTGGGTAGGAGTGATGCTTTTGCCACTGAGTTCGATCTGGAAGCAGAAGAATATGTTCCACTTCCCAAAGGAGAGGTTcacaaaaagaaagagataGTGCAG GATGTGACGCTTCAAGATCTGGACGCAGCAAATGCTCGACCTCAAGGCGGGCAGGATATACTTTCTTTGATGGGCCAAATGATGAAACCCCGGAAGACTGAGATCACTGATAAGCTGCGCCAAGAAATTAACAAG GTGGTGAACCGTTACATAGATGAAGGTGTTGCAGAGCTTGTTCCCGGAGTTCTATTTATCGATGAG GTTCATATGCTTGATATGGAGTGTTTTTCTTACTTAAACCGTGCTCTTGAGAGCTCGTTATCTCCGATAGTGATATTCGCAACAAATAGAGGAGTTTGCAACGTAAG AGGGACTGATATGCCGAGTCCCCATGGAGTCCCTATTGACTTGTTAGATCGGTTGGTCATTATCAGGACCCAGATCTATAACCCCTCTGAAATGATACAG ATTATAGCTATCCGTGCGCAAGTAGAAGAGCTAACAGTGGATGAAGAATGCTTGGTCCTACTTGGGGACATTGGGCAAAGAACATCCTTAAG GCACGCGGTTCAGCTTCTGTCTCCTGCCAGTATCGTGGCGAAAATGAATGGACGTGATAATATTTGCAAG GCTGATATAGAGGAAGTAACATCACTCTACCTTGACGCCAAATCTTCAGCAAAGCTTTTGCACGAGCAGCAAGAGAAATACATCTCATGA
- the LOC103845555 gene encoding protein phosphatase 1 regulatory subunit SDS22, producing MTTKSLTVEEVLKEKKTHDLDSVKELNLGHRALTDVSCLSKFKNLEKLDLRFNNLTDLQGLKSCLNLKWLSVVDNKLQSLSGIEGLTKLTVLNAGKNKLKSMNEISSLVNLCALILNDNEISSICKLDQLKDLNSLVLSRNPISEIGDSLSKLKKLTKVSLSDCRIKAIGSSLKSCSDLKELRLAHNEIKALPAELALNKRLLNLDVGNNMIMSLSGLEVLGTLSCLRNLNIRGNPISDNEKSAKKVRKLLPSSVNVFNAKPLEKSSKNAKHVRFDTEDVTFDSRLSKSAEEEEEESKVERKTKKSSKRNKSEEEEEEADNEGGKSKKKKKSKSNPDIDQVQVEKKEEDAAEKKQKRASPKKLIDAIDDAETSMAEVFSRGDVSKDSGDVVEKNKKRSSVQETGVVRVVDTHKKKKTGNKQQSKSAVAELPGEVEIGLGGESKWE from the exons ATGACGACGAAATCGCTAACCGTTGAAGAAGTTctaaaagagaagaaaacacacGACCTAGATTCCGTCAAGGAACTTAATCTCGGCCACAGAGCTCTCACTGAC GTATCTTGCTTGAGCAAGTTCAAAAACTTGGAGAAGCTCGACCTCCGTTTCAACAATCTCACTGATCTCCAG GGACTCAAGTCCTGTCTGAATTTGAAGTGGCTGTCGGTTGTGGACAATAAATTGCAGAGCTTGAGTGGAATCGAGGGATTAACTAAGCTTACA GTGCTGAATGCTGGAAAGAATAAGCTCAAGTCTATGAATGAGATCTCTTCTCTTGTCAATTTGTGTGCCTTGATTTTGAACG ACAATGAGATATCCTCTATCTGCAAGCTAGATCAACTCAAAGACTTGAACAGTCTCG TGCTTTCTAGGAACCCTATCAGTGAAATCGGTGACTCACTTTCAAAGCTGAAAAAACTCACAAAA GTTTCTTTGTCTGACTGCAGAATAAAAGCTATCGGGTCTTCTCTCAAGTCATGCTCTGATTTGAAAGAGCTACGACTCGCCCACAATGAGATTAAG GCTCTCCCAGCAGAACTTGCACTCAACAAGAGACTACTTAATTTGGACGTGGGAAACAAtatgatcatgagtctctctgGTTTAGAG GTTTTGGGAACACTATCTTGCTTGCGAAACTTGAATATTCGAGGAAACCCCATCTCTGATAACGAGAAGTCAGCTAAGAAG GTGAGAAAGTTGCTTCCTTCTTCAGTGAATGTCTTTAACGCTAAACCCTTGGAGAAAAGCTCGAAGAATGCAAAGCATGTTAGATTTGATACCGAAGATGTGACCTTTGATAGTCGTCTCAGCAAATCagcagaagaggaagaagaagaatccaaaGTGGAACGGAAAACCAAGAAGAGCTCTAAGAGAAACAAGtcggaggaggaagaagaagaagctgataaTGAAGGTGGcaagagcaagaagaagaagaagtctaaGAGCAATCCAGATATAGATCAAGTTCAAGTAgaaaagaaggaagaagatgcTGCTGAGAAGAAACAGAAAAGGGCTAGTCCTAAGAAGTTAATCGATGCTATAGATGATGCTGAGACCTCTATGGCTGAAGTCTTTTCCAGGGGCGATGTGTCGAAGGATTCTGGAGATGTTGTtgagaagaataagaagagaaGCAGTGTGCAAGAGACGGGTGTGGTGAGAGTGGTGGATactcacaagaagaagaaaacaggaAATAAGCAGCAGAGCAAGAGTGCAGTGGCTGAGCTTCCTGGCGAAGTTGAAATCGGGTTGGGAGGAGAGTCAAAGTGGGAGTAA